The window TGGCCCATCGCATTGCCTGGTCGCTGTTCTTTGTCGTGCTGATACTGACCGCCCGCCGCCAATGGGGCTGGTTGCGCGGGGCGCTGCGCCGGCCGCGCGTTATTCTGCTCTTTACGCTGTCTGGTTTTTTGATTGGCCTCAACTGGTTCATCTACATCTGGGCCGTCAACGCCGGCCACATCGTCGAGACCAGCCTGGGCTACTTCATCAACCCGCTGGTCAACGTCTTGCTCGGTTATCTCGTCTTAAAAGAACGGCTGCGCCCGGCGCAATGGCTGGCCCTCAGTGTGGCGCTGGCCGGCGTGCTCTACCTGACCATCAGCTTCGGGGCGTTTCCGTGGATTGCCCTGACGCTGGCCTTCTCCTTCGGCACGTATGGCCTGATCCGCAAGACCGCCCCGCTGAATTCGGCCGAGGGGTTGTTCATTGAGACGGCCGTCCTCTTCCTGCCCGCGTTCGGCTTTCTGCTACTCATGGAGTCGCGCGGCGTGGGGGCCTTCGGCCATACCGGGCTGCCGGTGACGCTCCTTTTGATCGGCGCGGGCATCGTCACCAGCATCCCGTTGCTGCTCTTCGCCGCCGGGGCGCGCCGCATCCCGCTGACGACGCTCGGCCTGCTGCAATACATCGCCCCGACGATGCAGTTTCTCATCGGTGTGTTGGTCTACAACGAAACCTTCGGCCTGACGCGCCTGATTGGGTTTGGGTTGGTGTGGTTGGCGTTGGTGCTCTATACGATTGAAACGTTGATCGTCAATCGCCGGCGGGCGGTATTGCCGGCTGGGGTCTAAATCCTATCGCGTTCGATTCCCGAATACCTGTTATAATGGCCGTATGGTCACCGTCGAATCCATCGATTTGATCACGATTGATCCTGATATGCGTGGCGGGCGTCCCTGTATCGCTGGAACAGGATTGCGCGTCATCGATATCACCATGGCTACGATTTTCCACGATCGTACCCCCGGGGAGATCGCCTCGGATTTCGATGTCTCGCTGGCGGAGGTGTATGCCGCGTTGGCCTACTACTACCAGCACAAAGCGCAGCTTGACCAGGATATCCGCGAACAGGTATCCATAGCCCAGCAATTCAAGCAGCAAAGCCTTGGCAGCCAACACGCTTCGCTTCTATCTTGACGAGAATCTGCCCGTAGAGATCGCGCGTCAGTCCCCCTTCTCATGTCGGATTTTAACCATAATACATTTATCTCCCCCTTCACCTGGCGCTACGGCAGCCAGGAGATGCGCTATCTCTGGTCGGAACTGCACAAGCGGCGGCTGATGCGCCGGGTATGGGTGGCGCTGGCCGCGGCCCAGCACGTGGCCGGGCTGGTATCGGCCGAGCAACTGGCCGACCTGGAGCGCCACGTTGACGACATCGACATCGCGCGCGCCCTGCAAATCGAACGGGAAACCCGCCACGACGTGATGGCCGAAATCCGCGCCTACGCCGAACAATGCCCGGTCGGTGGCGGCGTCATCCATTGGGGGGCCACCAGCGCCGACATCACCGACAACGTCGACGCCCTGCGCCAGCGCGAAGCGGCGCGGCTGCTCCTTGAGGGGCTGCAACGGCTGCTGATCGCCTTCGCCCGGCGCATTGACGAGACGGCCGACCTGCCGGTCATGGCCCACACCCACATCCAACCGGCCGAGCCGACGACCCTCGGCTACCGCCTGGCGATGTATGCCCAGGACTTGCTGGAAGATTTCAGGCAACTACAGGCCGTCACGACTGCCCTGCGCGGCAAGGGCTTCAAGGGCGCGGTGGGCACGCAAGCCACCTTTGTCGAGATGCTGGCCGGCACGGAGATGACCGCCGGGCAATTGGAAGAATTGGCGATGGCCCGCCTCGACCTGCCCTGTTTCCCCATCGCCAGCCAGACCTACACCCGGCAACAGGATTTGCGGGTGCAGCAGGTCCTGACGGGCATCGCCTCAAGTTTACATAAATTCGCGCTTGACTTCCGGCTGTTGCAGTCGCCGCCTTTCGGCGAATGGGCCGAGCCGTTTGGCCGGCGGCAGGTCGGTTCGTCGGCCATGCCCTTCAAGCGCAATCCCATCAACGCCGAGAACATCTGCTCGCTGGCCCGCTACGTGGCGGCACAGACGGCCGTGGCCTGGGATAACGCCGGGCAGGCCATCCTGGAGCGCAGCCTGGACGACAGCGCCAATCGCCGCCTCTACCTGCCCGAAAGCTTCCTGGCCGTGGACGAAATGTTGCGCCGGGCGACGACGCTGGTCGAAGGCATGACCATCGACCGCGAGCAGATCGGCCGCAATCTGGCCCGCTACGGCCCATTCGCGGCCACCGAGCGGGTGCTGGTGGCCGCCGTGCGCGCCGGGGCCGACCGGCAGGAAGTTCATGAATGGCTACGCGAAGTCAGTTTGCGCGCCTGGGAAGCCGTGCGGCGCGAAGAACCCAACCCACTGGCGGAACTGGTGGCCGGTGATGCCCGGCTGACGGCTTTCCTGCCGGCCGATGAACTGCGCGGGTTGATGGACGCCGGCGGCTACGTGGGCACGGCCGCCGACCGGGCCAGAGCGCTGGCCGCCGCAATCAGGGCGGCGACGTAAACGTCAACCCAATCCAGCCCCGGCGGCCGAGGCCAATGACGCCTCGGCCGCCCCCTTTTTCCTACCTTATCCGGTAGAGCCTGTTTCTTCACTTAGTTGGTAGACGCTCGGAACCTTGGGCGCTTGCCGCGATGCGATCATGTCGGACAATGTATCGCGGGCACTGATCAGGCTGCTCAACGAGAGTTGATCGATTACCGGGCCGCGTTCGCCGCGGTTGACCGTTTGTAGAGTCACCACGTCGGCCAAATGAGCCATCACTCTAATCAATGGCGAGTGCGGCGGAACGGGCACAAAGCCCCGCCCCGGCACAAAAACCAACCCGCCACCACCCTCGATCACGCCGCCAAACGGAATGCCCGAAGGCCCTTCGTACACCTGCGGCGCGCGCACGTAAATATCAACCCAGGCTTCCTGGGTCTCGCGATTGATTTCGCGGACCGTGATAGTCGCGTAATGGCCGAAAATGTCGAGGACGTTGCCGATCTCGAATGTTTCGCCGGCGCGCAGGTCGGCTCGCGCCCCCCTCAGCGCGTTGGGTTGGGCAACCAATACCTCCGAGCAGGGCTGGCCGTCCTGGGGGTGGATTGACTCCTGGTGCAGAAGAATGCACGGGGCGGCAAAGGCCATGTCCCAGCCGGCATCCATGCGAAACTCAAGGTAGATCGGCCTTGAGCCAATCATCAACTTGGCCGCCAGCCAACCGGGAAGATCGCGGCGGTGAAGAGGACGGAGGTGCAGTTGGGTATGATAAGTCTTCGAACCGCTGCTGATGTTGAATACGCGACTTTGGTCGAGCCAACCGGCCAACTCCATATTGACCGCATTAAGGCCCGGCCCATAGGTGA is drawn from Candidatus Promineifilum breve and contains these coding sequences:
- the rarD gene encoding EamA family transporter RarD; this translates as MLYAAGAYIAWGLMPLYWKSVQVVPAGQILAHRIAWSLFFVVLILTARRQWGWLRGALRRPRVILLFTLSGFLIGLNWFIYIWAVNAGHIVETSLGYFINPLVNVLLGYLVLKERLRPAQWLALSVALAGVLYLTISFGAFPWIALTLAFSFGTYGLIRKTAPLNSAEGLFIETAVLFLPAFGFLLLMESRGVGAFGHTGLPVTLLLIGAGIVTSIPLLLFAAGARRIPLTTLGLLQYIAPTMQFLIGVLVYNETFGLTRLIGFGLVWLALVLYTIETLIVNRRRAVLPAGV
- a CDS encoding DUF433 domain-containing protein; this encodes MVTVESIDLITIDPDMRGGRPCIAGTGLRVIDITMATIFHDRTPGEIASDFDVSLAEVYAALAYYYQHKAQLDQDIREQVSIAQQFKQQSLGSQHASLLS
- the purB gene encoding adenylosuccinate lyase, translated to MSDFNHNTFISPFTWRYGSQEMRYLWSELHKRRLMRRVWVALAAAQHVAGLVSAEQLADLERHVDDIDIARALQIERETRHDVMAEIRAYAEQCPVGGGVIHWGATSADITDNVDALRQREAARLLLEGLQRLLIAFARRIDETADLPVMAHTHIQPAEPTTLGYRLAMYAQDLLEDFRQLQAVTTALRGKGFKGAVGTQATFVEMLAGTEMTAGQLEELAMARLDLPCFPIASQTYTRQQDLRVQQVLTGIASSLHKFALDFRLLQSPPFGEWAEPFGRRQVGSSAMPFKRNPINAENICSLARYVAAQTAVAWDNAGQAILERSLDDSANRRLYLPESFLAVDEMLRRATTLVEGMTIDREQIGRNLARYGPFAATERVLVAAVRAGADRQEVHEWLREVSLRAWEAVRREEPNPLAELVAGDARLTAFLPADELRGLMDAGGYVGTAADRARALAAAIRAAT
- a CDS encoding zinc metalloprotease, whose translation is MLTTPRWMKELRMQKNLAVLLLRMEGSPDMPTLDYATQLFTAAGRGTGNLLDYYDEMSHGRLDLSGSRVYDWINYGHTKQDILDEWAKAKREKKQELLNAKVEEATAEQQSGEYANAVSRGKIVEWARDAAAQNGITIATDDVIICVFNQSADYFGSPGRAVLNWNAADLGCFSVDLTGVAHEVGHALGLNHSRMDGSAAEYGDKWDIMSAYNVRHFDQSGGPVPPGSTYFTYGPGLNAVNMELAGWLDQSRVFNISSGSKTYHTQLHLRPLHRRDLPGWLAAKLMIGSRPIYLEFRMDAGWDMAFAAPCILLHQESIHPQDGQPCSEVLVAQPNALRGARADLRAGETFEIGNVLDIFGHYATITVREINRETQEAWVDIYVRAPQVYEGPSGIPFGGVIEGGGGLVFVPGRGFVPVPPHSPLIRVMAHLADVVTLQTVNRGERGPVIDQLSLSSLISARDTLSDMIASRQAPKVPSVYQLSEETGSTG